In Methanobacteriaceae archaeon, the following are encoded in one genomic region:
- the top6B gene encoding DNA topoisomerase VI subunit B, which translates to MEREAAELFEEFKELTASEFFRRNKQMLGFSGKIRSLTMVFHELITNSLDAAEEAGILPEIKIDLKRLDKDHYILRHTDNGPGIPEPFITKVYSTMFAGSKFRNIQSRGQQGLGCSGCVLLSQMTTGKPAKVISGYKDGDTLKGVEMTFKMDVKKNKGLVLERKDVEVQNTGVSIELHFKDVSYSLSEQGAYEYIRRTMIANPHAKITFRDPTGHKYIFKRATELIPPLPKEVLPHPKGVTADDLIFMAKHTDKRRFRSLLTSNLSRMSTKRVNEIEEITGIDLNKRPKDMKWEEAEKIVETFAKMDFMAPPTSGLIPIGKEQIEKGIREILNPEFVATTTRKPKTFRGGVSFIIEAGIAYGGDSGRMVGEQRKAEIMRFANRVPLAFDQGSCAITEALKSVDWKRYGIRDLDNAPITVFVNIVSTNVPYLSTGKQSVAPEPDILHEVRQATMKIARSMQKYLRAKKAAKEEAMRSKVFESLVPVIIREAAVLAEKDVPEYDAVLAKVTRRSKYEGVVQDE; encoded by the coding sequence TTGGAGCGAGAAGCAGCTGAACTTTTTGAGGAATTTAAAGAACTCACCGCATCTGAATTTTTCAGAAGAAACAAACAGATGCTGGGCTTTTCCGGGAAAATCCGGTCTTTAACCATGGTATTCCACGAACTGATCACCAACAGTCTGGATGCTGCGGAAGAAGCAGGGATACTTCCGGAAATAAAAATAGACCTCAAACGTTTAGATAAAGATCATTACATACTCAGACACACTGATAATGGACCTGGAATCCCTGAACCTTTTATAACCAAGGTTTACAGTACCATGTTTGCTGGTTCCAAGTTCAGGAACATTCAATCACGTGGACAGCAGGGATTAGGTTGCAGTGGATGTGTTTTATTATCACAGATGACCACCGGGAAACCTGCAAAAGTTATTTCAGGTTACAAGGATGGAGACACTCTTAAAGGCGTTGAAATGACCTTTAAGATGGATGTAAAGAAAAATAAAGGATTGGTTCTGGAGCGGAAGGATGTTGAAGTTCAAAACACCGGGGTGTCCATTGAATTACACTTTAAGGATGTTTCTTATTCCCTCTCAGAACAGGGAGCCTATGAATACATTCGAAGAACCATGATCGCCAACCCTCATGCTAAGATCACCTTCCGAGACCCCACAGGACACAAATATATTTTTAAAAGGGCTACTGAATTAATCCCTCCCCTGCCAAAGGAAGTACTTCCCCATCCCAAAGGAGTTACAGCGGATGATCTAATATTCATGGCCAAACACACCGATAAACGCCGCTTCCGCAGTCTGCTGACCAGTAACCTTTCCAGAATGTCCACTAAAAGGGTTAACGAGATCGAAGAAATCACAGGTATTGACCTTAACAAACGTCCCAAGGACATGAAATGGGAAGAAGCAGAAAAGATCGTGGAAACTTTCGCCAAAATGGACTTCATGGCACCACCCACCTCTGGACTTATACCCATAGGAAAGGAGCAGATAGAAAAAGGAATCAGGGAAATTTTGAATCCTGAATTCGTAGCCACTACAACTCGGAAGCCTAAAACATTCCGTGGAGGAGTTTCATTCATAATCGAAGCAGGTATTGCCTATGGGGGGGATTCCGGAAGAATGGTTGGTGAACAGAGAAAAGCAGAGATTATGCGTTTTGCCAATCGTGTGCCCCTGGCCTTTGACCAGGGCAGCTGTGCCATAACCGAAGCCCTCAAAAGTGTGGACTGGAAACGTTACGGGATAAGAGACCTTGATAACGCTCCCATTACTGTGTTCGTGAATATTGTCTCCACCAACGTACCCTACCTTTCCACTGGTAAACAGAGCGTGGCTCCTGAGCCTGATATTCTCCATGAGGTGAGACAGGCCACCATGAAGATTGCTCGTAGCATGCAGAAATACTTGCGCGCTAAAAAAGCTGCCAAGGAAGAAGCTATGCGTTCCAAGGTGTTTGAAAGCCTGGTTCCAGTTATAATACGTGAGGCAGCTGTGCTTGCAGAGAAGGATGTTCCTGAATATGATGCCGTACTAGCTAAAGTCACCCGCAGATCCAAATACGAAGGCGTGGTTCAAGATGAATAA
- a CDS encoding RNA-processing protein (similar to yeast Dim2p protein that is essential for 40S ribosomal subunit; structural studies show binding to 3' end of 16S rRNA in complex with archaeal IF2 alpha) — MPNTEYLKIPKERVGVLIGPHGKTKETIEKTTQTSIDVDSEAGSIAIAPQEESKDPLSVWKARYMVKAIGRGFNPEIALKLTDDEVMLEIINLPDYVGKSKKAILRQKGRIIGKDGKTRDIITEMTGTYVSIYGKTVSIIGDMEHLQIAKEAVEMILDGARHKTVYAFLERKKQEMKLREIKMGPPI; from the coding sequence TTGCCAAACACAGAGTATCTTAAGATCCCCAAGGAAAGAGTGGGGGTACTTATTGGACCGCATGGAAAAACCAAGGAAACCATTGAAAAAACCACCCAAACCAGTATAGACGTGGACAGCGAAGCGGGAAGCATTGCTATAGCGCCACAAGAAGAATCTAAAGACCCTTTATCTGTTTGGAAAGCCCGTTACATGGTTAAAGCCATAGGCAGGGGATTCAACCCAGAAATAGCACTTAAACTTACTGATGATGAGGTAATGCTTGAGATTATCAACCTTCCCGATTATGTGGGTAAGTCAAAAAAGGCTATTTTAAGGCAAAAAGGACGTATTATTGGTAAAGATGGTAAAACCAGGGATATTATCACTGAAATGACCGGAACTTATGTTTCAATTTATGGAAAAACAGTTTCCATCATTGGTGACATGGAACATTTACAGATCGCCAAAGAAGCAGTAGAGATGATCTTAGATGGTGCCCGGCATAAAACAGTTTACGCCTTTCTGGAGCGTAAAAAACAGGAAATGAAACTCAGAGAAATCAAAATGGGGCCACCAATATAA
- a CDS encoding serine protein kinase RIO, translating into MESPVTKSDISLQKMREVKRLKSVEDKRVGSEVFDRITLKTLYKLANQGYIHLLNGAISTGKEANVFKGADEDGNIVAVKIYRVTTSDFKKMQFYIQGDPRFNVRSNSKRQLINNWVLKEFKNLNRAYNAGVRVPKPIIAKNNVLVMEFIGDEYGNPAQLLRQSEISNPKYVACKIIDYIKKLYKDAEIVHGDLSGFNILMEDGEPVIIDLSQGLVVDHPLAVGLLNRDIDNLIKDFKKMGIEISHDKIKRKIMDL; encoded by the coding sequence ATGGAATCCCCTGTAACCAAGTCAGATATTAGCCTGCAGAAAATGCGGGAAGTGAAACGTCTGAAAAGTGTTGAAGATAAGAGAGTGGGTAGTGAGGTTTTTGACAGAATTACCCTGAAAACCCTGTACAAACTTGCTAATCAGGGTTATATTCATCTTTTAAACGGAGCTATCAGCACTGGTAAAGAGGCTAATGTTTTTAAAGGTGCTGATGAGGATGGAAATATTGTGGCTGTCAAAATATACCGGGTCACCACTTCAGATTTTAAAAAAATGCAATTTTACATCCAGGGAGATCCCAGATTCAATGTCAGAAGTAATAGTAAGCGTCAGCTGATAAATAATTGGGTTTTGAAGGAATTTAAAAACCTTAACCGAGCATACAATGCAGGAGTGCGAGTTCCTAAACCAATCATAGCTAAAAATAATGTGCTGGTCATGGAATTCATAGGAGATGAATATGGCAATCCAGCACAACTTCTGCGCCAGAGTGAAATTTCCAATCCCAAATACGTGGCTTGTAAAATAATTGATTACATTAAAAAGCTATATAAAGATGCAGAAATTGTTCATGGAGATTTATCTGGTTTTAACATCCTAATGGAAGATGGAGAACCGGTTATAATTGATCTGTCACAGGGCCTGGTGGTTGATCATCCCCTGGCAGTGGGGCTTTTAAACCGGGATATTGACAACTTGATTAAAGATTTCAAAAAAATGGGTATTGAAATATCCCATGATAAGATTAAAAGAAAAATTATGGATTTATGA
- the eif1A gene encoding translation initiation factor eIF-1A, translated as MSRGHNRDQQTQEVRRVRSPRRGEIPGVVEQIMGHGKLKVRCSDGKIRLCRIPGKMKKRIWIREGDVVLIKPWAFQSDEKADVIWRYTRTESNYLERRGFLKL; from the coding sequence TTGAGCAGAGGTCATAACCGCGATCAACAAACTCAGGAAGTGAGGAGGGTAAGATCCCCTAGAAGGGGAGAAATACCTGGTGTAGTAGAACAAATTATGGGACATGGTAAGCTTAAGGTGCGATGTAGCGATGGAAAAATAAGGCTCTGTCGTATTCCTGGGAAGATGAAGAAAAGAATCTGGATTAGAGAAGGAGACGTTGTTTTAATTAAACCATGGGCATTCCAGAGTGATGAAAAAGCAGATGTTATCTGGAGATACACTAGAACTGAATCCAACTACTTAGAACGTCGCGGATTCCTAAAACTCTGA
- a CDS encoding 5-methylcytosine-specific restriction system specificity protein McrC — MIKRGFYKEYITRDEDIKNIRGKININETIKRQTQIYKKLNCIYDEFSEDVLFNSIIKSTINNLIRIKDLNKKLKGELNKLTLFFDFVASIDLSQRVFSLILWNRNNQHYKLIINICELIFNLELPDESKDGEINFKDFIKRHEKEIATLFENFVFNYYKKEFKYLKVYKPHIEWNLDWKYENNSDNNLLPTMRTDIVLENKDLESTNAKQLVIDTKFYSSILSTYYEKSSLNSGNLYQIYSYVNNSSFSGEVRGMLLYAALGEEIDLDYKLGEHIIYIKTLNLNQDWVGIDKRLKEIANLISF, encoded by the coding sequence TTGATAAAAAGAGGATTCTATAAAGAGTATATTACAAGAGATGAAGATATCAAAAATATTCGCGGGAAAATCAACATTAACGAAACAATAAAAAGACAAACACAGATCTATAAAAAGTTAAACTGCATTTATGATGAATTTAGTGAGGATGTTTTGTTTAATTCTATAATTAAAAGCACGATTAATAATTTAATTAGAATTAAAGATTTAAATAAGAAATTAAAAGGTGAATTAAATAAATTAACTCTATTTTTTGATTTTGTAGCATCAATTGATTTAAGCCAACGTGTTTTCAGTTTAATTTTGTGGAATAGGAATAATCAACATTACAAGTTAATAATAAATATATGTGAATTGATCTTCAACTTAGAGCTTCCTGATGAGTCTAAAGATGGAGAAATCAATTTCAAAGACTTCATAAAAAGACATGAGAAGGAAATCGCCACCCTGTTTGAAAACTTTGTATTTAATTATTATAAAAAAGAATTTAAATATTTAAAAGTTTATAAACCCCATATAGAGTGGAATTTAGACTGGAAATACGAAAATAATTCTGATAACAACTTACTACCTACTATGAGAACAGATATTGTTTTAGAAAATAAAGATCTAGAATCTACCAATGCTAAACAGCTTGTAATTGATACTAAATTTTATTCAAGTATTTTATCTACTTATTATGAAAAATCATCCTTGAACTCTGGAAATCTCTATCAAATTTATTCTTATGTAAATAATAGCTCATTTTCTGGTGAAGTTAGGGGAATGTTACTTTATGCTGCCCTAGGAGAAGAAATTGATTTAGATTATAAACTCGGAGAACATATCATATACATAAAGACACTTAACCTAAATCAAGACTGGGTTGGAATAGATAAAAGATTAAAAGAGATAGCTAATTTAATTTCCTTTTAA
- a CDS encoding DUF3578 domain-containing protein, which produces MLSDDFKEILDQYPIEKKKDIKDNHFAYKMRNDFLDDLKHFLESMLDLDKYNIKISHGQGKWVETPWAGITKFNSFQEGLNIGFTFFPDDKLVTLHIVQGHQKISNSTYNERKKVLIGIINQHKNLRSILERQNFTVQKTLNSEDSSEIIEKLYKYDELKDDDLKEDLRVLLEAYQKLTPKYEEMMGKKTDSNDLRSKLEYRSNLSNDPNSHDGSYELVNKTVEFISNVNPSKLNVKDMDLLYLMTVGTWKCGWDCKLRRIENSNLKENDKKSLIQVLNSVKGKLENGEYNNSKDHVGMFGAGFMAFEGKLDGVDARKFLSLCVELQKADNDEVMYKKAEKVLSRGIKGLGVATVSQILHCLKPFTFPIINGAMGKGTIVYDELGIELKKPVSESNYIENAMLIKKFKDTNYGFIKNYRAIDLLNFEMDNNNLENGKNVWLLSPGEDAAYWDEFRKNNIITIGWGKLGDLTQYGGDKDKILDALEKTYPKKSGTYRAQGRNKTPKQTNNAKAILDFSQEMKVGDIVFIKKGTTTLLGVGIITSDYKFSKESMIPIGLEKVPDYNHFRDVKWLKCGEFDATPEGKMNQKTLTNITNYPSKAFEGLLYYQALAKLMDDFPIDEYMHHRKKLGIKYDKEDFLDEVVFLEEDYNQLVNLIKRKKNIILQGPPGVGKSFIAKRLAYSIMGCKDETRVEFIQFHQSYSYEDFIQGFRPAIDGFELKNGVFYNFCRKAQDDQENDYYFIIDEINRGNISKIFGEIMMLIEEDKRGEEFAIHLTYSDEDEPKFYIPNNVYVIGMMNTADRSLAMIDYALRRRFVFYSVDPLFEEEDLFKNHLIGLGLKEELANKIISRFIKLNQKISEDDSLGDGFKIGHSYFCGEGFIDDSYGFKNDEDWYNSIINYEIAPLLKEYWFDSLETAQEEIDKLIN; this is translated from the coding sequence TTGTTATCAGATGATTTTAAAGAAATTCTAGATCAATATCCCATAGAGAAGAAAAAAGATATTAAAGACAATCATTTTGCTTACAAAATGCGTAACGATTTTCTAGATGATTTAAAGCATTTTTTAGAGTCCATGCTGGATCTTGATAAATATAACATAAAAATATCTCATGGGCAGGGTAAATGGGTTGAAACACCGTGGGCAGGAATTACAAAGTTCAATAGTTTCCAAGAGGGGCTTAATATAGGTTTTACTTTTTTTCCAGATGATAAACTTGTCACATTACATATTGTACAGGGACACCAAAAAATCTCAAATTCGACATATAATGAAAGAAAAAAGGTACTAATTGGGATAATCAATCAACATAAGAATTTACGTTCAATATTAGAAAGACAAAATTTTACAGTACAAAAAACTTTAAACAGTGAAGATAGCAGTGAAATTATAGAGAAATTATATAAATATGATGAACTTAAAGATGACGACTTAAAAGAAGATTTAAGAGTACTTTTGGAAGCTTATCAAAAATTAACTCCCAAATATGAAGAAATGATGGGAAAGAAAACTGATTCTAATGATTTAAGATCTAAATTAGAATATAGAAGTAATTTGTCAAATGACCCAAATTCACATGATGGTTCTTATGAATTAGTAAATAAAACTGTTGAGTTTATTTCTAATGTAAATCCATCAAAACTGAACGTAAAAGACATGGATTTATTGTATTTAATGACTGTAGGAACATGGAAGTGTGGATGGGACTGTAAGTTACGTAGAATTGAAAACAGTAATCTTAAAGAAAATGATAAAAAGTCATTGATTCAAGTTTTAAATTCAGTCAAGGGGAAATTAGAAAACGGAGAATATAATAATTCAAAGGATCATGTGGGAATGTTTGGGGCTGGATTTATGGCTTTTGAAGGAAAATTGGATGGTGTAGATGCCAGAAAATTTTTAAGTCTGTGTGTAGAGCTTCAAAAAGCCGATAATGATGAAGTGATGTACAAGAAAGCTGAAAAAGTATTAAGTAGAGGAATCAAGGGATTAGGTGTTGCCACTGTTTCACAAATTTTACATTGCTTGAAGCCATTCACATTCCCCATAATTAATGGTGCTATGGGTAAAGGCACAATTGTCTATGATGAACTAGGAATTGAGTTAAAAAAACCTGTCTCAGAATCTAATTATATTGAAAACGCGATGTTAATTAAAAAATTTAAAGATACCAATTATGGTTTTATTAAGAATTATCGGGCTATTGATCTATTAAATTTTGAAATGGACAATAATAATTTAGAAAATGGCAAAAATGTTTGGTTATTAAGTCCTGGTGAAGATGCAGCCTATTGGGATGAATTTAGAAAAAATAATATTATTACTATTGGTTGGGGCAAATTAGGAGACTTAACCCAGTATGGTGGAGACAAAGACAAAATATTAGACGCACTAGAAAAAACATATCCCAAGAAATCAGGAACATATCGTGCTCAGGGTAGAAATAAAACCCCTAAACAAACAAATAATGCAAAAGCCATTTTAGATTTTTCACAAGAAATGAAGGTAGGAGATATTGTTTTTATTAAAAAAGGTACAACCACACTTTTAGGTGTAGGAATTATAACTTCTGATTATAAATTTTCTAAAGAATCTATGATTCCCATTGGATTAGAAAAAGTACCTGATTATAATCATTTTCGTGACGTAAAATGGTTGAAGTGTGGAGAATTTGATGCTACCCCTGAAGGCAAGATGAACCAGAAAACTTTAACAAATATTACAAATTATCCATCTAAGGCCTTTGAAGGGTTGCTCTATTATCAGGCTTTAGCAAAATTGATGGATGACTTTCCAATTGATGAATATATGCATCACCGAAAAAAACTTGGGATCAAATATGATAAAGAAGATTTTCTAGATGAGGTAGTATTTTTAGAAGAAGACTATAATCAACTAGTAAATCTCATAAAAAGAAAGAAAAACATTATTCTTCAAGGTCCTCCCGGTGTTGGGAAAAGTTTTATTGCAAAAAGATTAGCTTATTCCATCATGGGATGTAAGGATGAAACCCGTGTTGAATTTATTCAATTCCATCAAAGTTATTCTTATGAAGATTTTATCCAAGGTTTTCGTCCTGCTATAGATGGATTTGAATTAAAAAACGGAGTTTTCTACAATTTTTGCAGGAAAGCACAAGATGATCAAGAAAATGATTATTACTTCATAATCGATGAAATTAACCGGGGAAATATCAGTAAAATCTTTGGTGAAATAATGATGCTCATTGAGGAAGATAAAAGAGGAGAAGAGTTTGCAATACATTTAACCTACTCTGATGAAGATGAGCCTAAATTTTATATTCCTAACAATGTATATGTCATAGGAATGATGAATACTGCAGATAGAAGTTTAGCCATGATAGATTATGCTTTAAGGAGAAGATTTGTTTTTTACTCTGTTGATCCACTCTTTGAAGAAGAGGATCTATTTAAAAATCATTTAATTGGTTTGGGACTTAAAGAAGAACTAGCTAACAAGATCATATCCCGTTTCATAAAATTAAATCAGAAAATTTCGGAAGATGATAGTTTAGGAGATGGTTTTAAAATTGGTCATAGTTATTTCTGTGGAGAAGGATTTATTGATGATAGTTATGGATTTAAAAATGATGAAGATTGGTATAATTCCATAATAAATTATGAAATAGCCCCTCTTTTAAAGGAATATTGGTTTGATAGTCTAGAAACTGCCCAAGAAGAAATTGATAAACTTATTAATTGA
- a CDS encoding molybdopterin molybdenumtransferase MoeA translates to MGKTFLNLMDPDEVKEIVDSFKVQEKVEKINLSDVYRRVLAEDVYATIDLPPFERAAMDGYAVRAQDTFGASEDNPLTLKLIEKVQAGDVPLKKVDEGTCSEIGTGAPMPEGSDSVVMVEFTDIKGGDVQIFEAVTPGANTTARGSDMEKGKLLLSKGTLLTPDKIGVLSAIGLSEVPVFRKPTVAVISTGNELINPGDDIQYGQLYDTNSQSISSAVKSCGCTPLTSEIVKDDYNSIKNKIDEFKHADVIITSGGTSAGAGDVLRRVVDDMGDVLVHGISTKPGKPTLIGTIPRENTNLILFGLPGYPVAALMVFQGFVAPFLKKIAGIPQDSHEKEGFSLNISRRYHSARGRSQLVLVKIQGNVAHPILKDSGAITALAEADGYFEVPKNVEIIEKDEKIKVMPLSGF, encoded by the coding sequence ATGGGGAAGACATTTCTAAATTTGATGGATCCAGATGAAGTTAAAGAAATTGTGGATTCATTTAAAGTTCAGGAAAAGGTAGAAAAAATTAATCTAAGTGATGTTTACAGGCGAGTTTTAGCTGAAGATGTCTATGCCACAATAGATCTCCCTCCCTTTGAACGTGCAGCTATGGATGGCTATGCAGTACGTGCCCAGGACACCTTTGGAGCTTCGGAGGATAATCCTCTGACTTTAAAGTTAATTGAAAAAGTTCAAGCAGGAGATGTTCCATTAAAAAAAGTGGATGAAGGCACTTGTAGCGAGATTGGAACCGGAGCACCCATGCCAGAAGGTTCTGATTCTGTGGTTATGGTTGAATTCACCGATATTAAGGGAGGAGATGTTCAGATATTTGAGGCAGTTACCCCTGGAGCCAATACCACGGCCAGAGGTTCTGACATGGAAAAAGGAAAACTGCTCTTATCAAAGGGCACCCTACTCACTCCGGATAAAATTGGAGTTTTAAGTGCAATTGGTTTGTCAGAAGTCCCAGTATTCAGAAAACCCACAGTTGCGGTTATTTCTACAGGTAATGAGCTTATTAACCCTGGTGATGATATTCAATACGGTCAATTATATGATACTAATTCACAATCTATTTCCAGCGCCGTAAAATCATGTGGTTGCACCCCATTAACATCTGAAATTGTTAAAGATGATTATAATTCTATTAAAAATAAAATAGATGAATTTAAACATGCTGATGTGATAATAACATCTGGGGGGACATCTGCTGGAGCGGGTGATGTTCTGCGTAGGGTGGTGGATGATATGGGGGATGTTCTAGTTCATGGAATTTCCACAAAACCAGGTAAACCAACCTTAATTGGCACCATACCTCGAGAAAATACTAATTTAATTTTATTCGGCCTTCCAGGATATCCTGTTGCTGCTTTAATGGTGTTTCAGGGTTTTGTAGCTCCGTTTTTAAAGAAGATTGCAGGGATTCCTCAAGACTCCCATGAAAAAGAGGGTTTTTCACTTAATATATCTCGCAGATATCACTCTGCAAGGGGAAGAAGCCAGCTGGTCCTGGTGAAGATCCAGGGAAATGTTGCTCATCCAATATTAAAAGATTCTGGTGCCATCACCGCCCTTGCTGAAGCTGATGGTTATTTTGAAGTTCCCAAGAATGTAGAAATCATTGAAAAAGATGAAAAAATCAAGGTTATGCCTTTATCTGGATTTTAA
- a CDS encoding UPF0280 family protein, whose product MIKKRILIHETSIMLKSDIEPYHLPNFILKQRQDLKNYIRRNKEFQTSLEPVKIIEAPLIVELMAKAANIAGVGPMAAVAGTISQLSMNYLLKQGAKHVIVDNGGDIALKTDKNVIIGLYAGESSLSGKIGFRIKQKNTPAGICTSSGTVGHSISFGRADSVTVFADEASIADALATAIANHATGEKDEELVENSLAKSDELREHFRGVMVIAGENAGTIGKIPKMVETDKKMVLGDLFDVY is encoded by the coding sequence ATGATAAAAAAGAGGATTCTGATCCATGAAACCAGCATTATGCTTAAATCCGATATTGAACCCTACCATCTCCCTAATTTTATTTTAAAACAACGCCAGGATTTAAAAAATTATATCAGAAGAAATAAAGAGTTTCAAACTAGTTTGGAGCCTGTTAAAATAATTGAAGCTCCCCTTATCGTGGAATTGATGGCAAAAGCTGCCAACATAGCTGGTGTGGGTCCTATGGCTGCAGTGGCTGGGACCATCTCCCAACTATCTATGAATTATCTGTTAAAGCAAGGTGCTAAACATGTTATTGTAGATAACGGAGGCGATATAGCTCTTAAGACTGATAAAAATGTGATTATAGGACTGTATGCTGGTGAATCATCTCTTTCAGGAAAAATTGGTTTTAGAATCAAACAGAAAAACACACCAGCCGGTATTTGCACCTCCTCAGGAACCGTGGGGCACTCCATAAGCTTTGGACGGGCAGATTCTGTTACCGTTTTTGCAGATGAAGCTAGCATTGCTGATGCTCTGGCAACAGCCATAGCAAACCATGCCACCGGGGAGAAGGATGAAGAATTGGTGGAAAATTCTCTAGCTAAATCCGATGAATTGAGAGAACACTTCAGAGGAGTAATGGTAATAGCTGGAGAAAATGCCGGTACAATTGGGAAGATTCCCAAAATGGTAGAAACAGATAAAAAGATGGTTTTAGGGGACCTTTTTGATGTATACTAG
- a CDS encoding PH domain-containing protein, translated as MFNRKNNSNHGERLIFETRPRFLANLKSTILKLIFLLLIFYYFRMIMSFSISLQEYVMQMTQLPVVQATFYFLLLIILILILSIIFDLISWRRKKYQLTNQRVIIQQGILRRKRSYIHYAKIQDIDIYQGIMDRIFSAGNIEIYGGHEHTNIVLEDIPNPREVEDMIDRIMVGEEGFYTSQDRTKRNKTHRKTIIEEYDQKFKR; from the coding sequence ATGTTTAACAGAAAAAACAATTCAAATCATGGGGAGAGGCTAATATTTGAAACCCGGCCCCGATTTTTAGCCAACCTCAAATCAACCATTCTCAAATTAATTTTTTTACTGCTGATATTCTACTATTTCCGGATGATAATGTCATTTTCAATATCTTTACAGGAATATGTAATGCAGATGACACAGTTACCTGTCGTTCAAGCCACATTCTATTTTTTACTCTTGATTATTCTGATATTGATATTATCCATAATCTTTGATTTAATCTCCTGGAGGAGGAAGAAATATCAGCTCACCAATCAGAGGGTAATCATTCAACAGGGTATCCTCAGAAGAAAGAGATCCTACATCCACTATGCTAAGATTCAGGATATTGATATTTATCAGGGAATTATGGATCGAATATTTTCTGCAGGGAATATAGAGATTTATGGTGGTCATGAGCACACCAACATAGTCTTAGAGGACATCCCCAACCCCAGAGAAGTGGAAGACATGATTGACCGTATTATGGTAGGTGAAGAAGGTTTTTATACCTCCCAGGATCGTACCAAGCGCAATAAAACCCACCGAAAAACAATTATTGAAGAATATGACCAAAAGTTTAAAAGATAA